The Haliotis asinina isolate JCU_RB_2024 chromosome 3, JCU_Hal_asi_v2, whole genome shotgun sequence genome segment AACAGGTAGATAGAGACATAGATGGTAGTTGATGTAtatcaacagctgtgctgtggGACGCCCATTCCACGGATCCGTGGCCTCGAATACTTTAACAGATACACACAGTGTTTGCCCATAGAGGTGGAACGGTATACCGAGGTATTAGTAGAACAGCTGCATTTGGCCTTACCAAATGTATTAAAAAAATCGGGTTTTTTTTTCGGTTTTTGTACCGTCATGTTAAAAACCTGTTTTATTccttttctaaaatgtctagTAATTGAATCATGTTGTCCAAATCTATCCATTCTGCCATTTTCCCGGGAGTATGTTCGGAATTGCCTTGAATGTCGTCTGTTTAGATCTACAAGTCAGCAAGACTTGGGTTCCTTTTGCATTtacagtagaatacttttataacgaacgcggatataacgaactgacggctatagcgaactgttttaaaagtcccgAATTAACCTCTGTATAATCAAATAATGCTCGTGTGACACCTTCTGTAGCTGCGTACATCAGTTAAAGATGTCATCTGCATTAATGACGACTTTGTTACATATCGAAGGTATAAAAATCCCACTGGGTTTATTCAAATACGACGTTAGACTTTAGAATAAATGCAAAAacagatcttgatgctgaaaaaaacaacaactaatTTCCTAATTTTCTTACAACCACACACGCTTTATGAATGGGTATCAAGTAGAGCATGAACACTGTATTTACTGAGTACATGTTATATCGAGAGGTAAATTTTGTTACGTGACGTGACAAAACTTTCCTCTCATATGTTCTCACTTAATCTATCTTAGAATTTCGAAATTAGTATTGTAACTATTCCAAACTAATACATGGCTGAGATTTCATACGTTTTGGCGCATTAATGTTTAACAGATAAGTTCAGTGGAATTAAGATCAACTGAGTTCCAAGTCTTATGCAAATGCAATTACAATTCGATAAACTGAATAATCAGTGTTTAACTTTGCATCTCGAACCAGCGTCATTTTTTATTCCAATCAATTAAAAACCATTATCAAGGGGAACAATTCATTCATACTTAAATAATACAACAATATCCTTGATACACATCATATTACACATCGATATGTTGTTCCAACTGGTTATCTATGAGCGTGACGACTTGACCTAAAATTAGGTTATATCTACAGACATGTGATCATTCGGCAAAACTGTCAACCTGAGTGACCTTCCGTGAGGGAATACATGCTATTACTAACAATGCCGATGACTGCCCGAAGCATCACTTGCCATTTGCCATCCAGTTCTCAGATGTTGtgtccatggtccctagtatggtgtcctaccttcagttgttggttatCTATAGCCCGactatgtattgtattgtcctctttaattaaaagattttattttttcatgctagtttatatccatatctgtgatactctagcatttttactgtccctcgttgacaggttttattcttcaaaatgttttctttttgtattgtgtaaattgttttcgtcacgagatattgccgatatgacgttaaaaattaactcacacactcaactTGTGTTAATTTATTTAATGTATTTAATATAATTCATATAATGATAGCTTGGGTCATTCAGAATCACGTAGATTGAGGTTGAGTATTTCCATGTTAATAAACATGTAAGGTTTAGTTTGGCTCTTGTTGTCAGTTTACTGTATAATGATCGCAATTTCGAAACGGACCGAACTAGAGGCCCTGTAGCGCAATACGTACCGTACCGTGGCGAGAGTGTACCGTTTCACCCCTATTCTTCCAAGTTAGGTAATGCATTATGCGCGGTGAACGAAATTTAGGCGTCGggatcaagcccacctgtgTAAAAAGCCTTGGCGTCAACTTTTTGTGCACTCTTCCAGTTGTTGCCACAACCCCTtctgtacagtacacaaccttgtGCATTTAAAAGAACTCACGAATCTGGTATATGACgacgttggtatatgaccagatggtggcctcatgaatacatgcaaacacctagttgcgggtaccaGCAACGTGCTGTAAACGTGGAAAAACCACTGTGACTACGTGTCCCAGtctacccagctgtgaatgggtacctcttAAGGAGTGTCCCAGtctacccagctgtgaatgggtacctcttAAGGAGTGTCCCAGtctacccagctgtgaatgggtacctcttAAGGATGAGAAAGCCGCAATAACTCGATACTCCTAGTAGATGCAAGAAATGCatgttccccagggagttgagattgataatgcgATGTGCCGTTGAGGTTGACTTCCAATGTTCGAGCGATTTGATCATGTACAAGTTACTTGGAAATTCTGCGCTTTATAAATATCCTatgataattatgataataataatcttGTACAATTTGTAGGTGTTTTACCTCCAGACATTTATGTGTATGGACGATAAAACTACCACCGCAAGCTAAACTCAAACAACTGACAAACACATGCCAAGTCAATTATTAGAAAAAAGTCTTGTTGGGTTATTAGGTGAAGTCTTTTCACAGATCTGTCTAAGTGAGGTTGCTAGGTTTCATCCTCAGCGCAATGTCAGCAGGTTAAATTGGGGTTCGGATAGATTACTTTGATAGGTTTAATGGTAACACAATCATGCAGAATTTGGAATGTTGCAATAGCTTTTCCCAAAGTGCTTGTATCTACAATGGCGAGATGGCTCCATTActcaaacacacgcacgcacgcacgcacgcacacacacacacaccaggcgcctagcaagccatttgtttcgtGGAAGTCCGATATTTGCAAAGCCCTTTTTCTTAGAAGCCCGATAGGTTGTAAAACTTTTTATTCAGACAGTATGGAGGGTTTGCCCACTCTTTTCAGCGACAATCATGTGTAAGCACTGGCATTTTTAAACGGTAGCTACGCCCCTGCACCCAGGCAAAGATCTGCACCCAGGCCAAGATCTGCACCCAAGTCAGCGCAAGTCAGCCTCGCATGCATCACACACATATGTGAACGTAAAGTTAGTACGTAGGTGCATGTGATGAAGGCACAGTAGAATAATGCATCTGCATTATTGCAAATAACATACGATTGCATTAATTGCAATAAATCTCTCTAAAGATAAATGAAGTGATCCCTTGGGACTCCCTCTAAACCGCCGTCAACAGTAGACACACAGCTCCTACTGACCTTCCAGATTTCTATACCAGAATATACCCCAATACAATCGGAGATGACATTGAATTTAAACGGAATGTTATATGCATGAAATATAGCTTCTGTCATACTCCGACGTCCTATGATCAGTTACAGCGATGGTGCTTTCATATTGTAGCGATGGCCGCATGCAGGGGCATGCCTGTGCGTTCAATCAAGTAAGAAGTCTTCAGCGGTTATTCACGATATTCGTTAACAACCCTATGGTTTGAGTCGCTAGCAGCAACGCAAACTTATTCTTTCGTTTTTCCACAAACCTACTTCTGAATGATCTCCCTTGTTCACACAAGAGAAAGTAAACCACGACAATATATCATAGGTTCATGCAATGACGTTGAGCTCTAGTGCTCAACCAGGACGACACTTTCCCCCTCAACCTGCTATGTCTACCCGATACAGCTCAACTAGGTCAGCGCGGTTTACAATCTGAAGTGGAAAACAAGCCGATATAAGGTGAGTTCGACTTAACTGTTTTTTGACCGCTACTCCAACTTTATAATGGGCAGGTGAAACCTAATGATAAAGTCACTTACATAGCGCTGAACTCCACGGCGTACTTGGCTGATCTAGACGCATGCAACATCATGCACTGTAACTCCCCGGACAACCCAAGCTGAATGTCTGATCACTCAAGCTGCCTGCGAGGAGCAGGCTATTCATATCCACCAACAGACGCCAGTTCGATAATTTTATGTCATCTATGATTTAACGATTGAAACAGTTATATAAACTACCAGGAACAGCCGATTTTCAAGTATTTCTATTACTGGGTATTTATAACGTGTCTGTTCATGACATCAGTACAGCACAGTTAGGTCTCTTCATGACATCAGTATAGCACAATGGTGTCTACTCATGACAACAGTATAACACAATGGTGTCTGTTCATGACACCAGTATAACAAATGGTGTCTGCTCATGACATCAGTAAATACAGAGGTGactgttcatgacatcaatatATCATAATGGTGTCTACTCATGACATTAGTATAACACCATGGTGTTTGTTCATGACACCAGTAAATACAATGGTCtctgttcatgacatcaatatATCACAATGGTGTCAGTTCATGACATCAGTATAACACAATGGCGTCAGTTCATGACATCAGTATAACACAGTTGTGTCTGTTCATGACATCAGTATAACACAATGGTGTCTGTTCATGACATCAGTAAATACAATGGTGTCTGCTCATGACATCAGTAAATACAATGGTGtctgctcatgacatcaatatATTAGAATGGTGTCAGTTCATGACATCAGTATAACACAATGCTGTCTGTTCAtgacatgagtacaacacaatgGTGTCTGTTCATGACATCAGTATAACACAACGGTGACTGTTCATGACATCAGTATAACACAGTGGTGTCTGTTCATGACATCAGTATAACACAATGGTGTCTGTTCAtgacatgagtacaacacaatgGTGTCTGACCATGACATCATTAAACCCAATGGTGTCTATTCATTACAACCCTATAACACAGTGGTGTCTGTTTATGAAATCAGTATAACACAATGGTGTCTGTTCATGACATCAGTATAACACAACGGTGACTGTTCATGACATCAGTATAACACAGTGGTGTCTGTTCATGACATAAGTATAACACAATGGTGTCTGTTCAtgacatgagtacaacacaatgGTGTCTGACCATGACATCATTAAACCCAATGGTGTCTATTCATTACAACCCTATAACACAGTGGTGTCTGTTTATGAAATCAGTATAACACAATGGTGTCTGTTCATAAAGTCAGTATAACATAATGGTGTCTGACCATGACGTCAGCACAACACAGTGGTGtctgttcatgacatcaataCAACACAGTTAGGTCTGTGGATGATGCTCCCCGTGCATCAGCCAAAGCTGTTAAAATTAGCAGTGTGACATTGTACTATCAGGGTGGAGCAATTTCTCCTGTATGTACCCTCATGACAGCTATACTTATGTTTTACACACTAGTGTTTTGTTCCAGATCATCACTGAGATGGTGTGAGTGTTTTTGCAGGAGGCGACGATGGCCTACTTTGTTGGCTGCCCGAAACGATACTTTGTGGTGTCGATCGGGTCTATTGGGCTTCTTGTCTTCATTGGTTTCCGAACGTGTTTCGTTCTCGTCATGGTTCATGTGaccaatgacacatacacagagcGTGACGACAAATCCCTATTTCATAATGTGAGTATTCGGGAGGGCTGCCACATCTCCAGTATTCTTTCACCGAGCTACTAATTACTTTTAACTTTGACAAGAGTGTGGTTTTAGAAcggggttgagtgagtgagtgaatgggtgaagGCGTGAAGTTGAACGTCCATCTGAAACAGTAGTCTTGTTACATCACGGTGATTCAGATTTTGGGTGTTAACCCTTAAACCGTTGAACACGCGTATAGTTCAGACAAATGCCATTCGAAGAGGCTCCTACCATGggtaaagggacacaactctactCAGTGAATATGAGAGACTAAAACAGCGTCACCCATGCCCCCACTGAGCGCTGGGTTGTATAAGAAATATGAAATGATTAAATGTATCTGATAGAATTGGAACATTAATCTATATATCTACTAtcataatatattcaaatgataTACTAACGGAGGAAGCAACTGTGCGTAACATAAAATTGCAAAAAATCAGTCATCTGAAAGTTATAGCATGGAGCAAAGAGTTTTGCATGAAATATGATGTCACATGTGAACCTATTTACCTTTTGCATGCATTTGACACGTGATGTTCACATCCTGATATTGAACATTGAAGAACGGTTGACAATATAATTATGAATGAAAAACGCGTTAATTTCAACTTAACTGTGAGTACGTCAGGACCAGCTTACAGAAAATCCCTCCCTGGGTATGTTATTGACTGGAATGGCCCAAAATGAAGTGGCCAGAGATTTTGGTGTTTTGTCAAAACACGATCATATCTCTATGGAGACGTTTGCTACATAATAGAATCACCAGAAATTTGGACAGAGCTTGACTTCGCGTCACCAAGACAACCGCATTCGGTTGAGTCGATTCCTGACTACCAGTTTGGACCATTCCTGGCAGTCAGTTCCAGTCAGTTCCAGTATTGTACGGAATAGACTAAGGGCACCGACGGCCAGTTGTGCTGCAACGTCAATTGGGAGATTGGCTGGTTCACTGAAGAGTCGAAATTTCATTAGGACAGTTCAGATGGCAGGGTAAGGGTGTACAGACGGCGAGGTGAACGCTATACTGACGCGTGCGTTGTTCAAAGTCAACAGTTTGGTGGCGGTATGGGTAACCATCACATATCATGGTCTGACACAACTTGTCATTGTCAGAGGCAATCCTTTGCAGCCGTTCCTTCAAGGGCAGAATCATAAATTCGGCAAGATAATGCCAGTCCAGATTTCCCATGACAGCAGAACAGTTTGTTATTCCTCTGGCCAGCTGTTTCTCCAAATCTGTCCCATTTCAAACATGCTTGTGATGAACGTCAAGCCCAGAATCAGCCATTGACGTTAGTTGAATTGGGACCAGCGTCAGATATGGATCAACATTCCCCTAGCCTTTTTACAATCGCTTAGTTTCGTTTGTGCCTCATCCTTGTCAACCCTGCATCAACACCAATTGTGGATACACATGATACTGAATTTGTGAACGTTAGACCCATCCCTTCAAGGGTGTCTCACGATGTCAAGTCATACAGATTTCAATATTATGGTGTCAACAGATTAACAGTGATTAAAGAAAGTATCACAAATCAAGTAATTATCATTTTGCATTGAAATgctgcacagttacaaatattccAGGTTGCAAACACGGTTTTCAATAGTCCTCCTTTACTACACCTAAATGTCAGTGATCCGTTTGAATTACGGACGTGTGTGATCTAGGATTACTTGTtgctggacccgtgaagatccgcgtTAGACTGTGTTTTCACCATCCTATGCTTTTCGTTATAGGCTACTAACGGGGTCAGGggttcatcgtatcccagttgcgtagatcgattctcatgttgttgaccactgggttgCCTTGTCCAAACTcagttacagaccgccgccatgtagctagaTTTTTTATGAGTGcggtgataaacaacaaaccaaccaactgtCCCAGCTTATGTCACAATCTACAGCGACCTCACCACTATATTTTTCACAGAACTGTTAATTATAGCAAGTATGTTTTCTCTGGAAATTTAAACATATCTTTACATTTTTCCATTTATTGCGCAGTGTACAATTACTGGCACCTCTCGAGACCTGCAGCTCAACATAGAACCAAGTCATCTGTTCTTGTTACACACTGTCTTCTACTGTGGTAATCTCGTCACGCAGATACCAGGCGGTATTCTGGCTACTAGATACTCCCCAAAGTGGTAGGTGATATCCATTAATAGCAGTGGTCTCGTCACTCAGATACCAGGCTATTTTCCTCTAAGTGTTAGGGTTATCAGCTGACAGTTATTGTCTTATCGGatacatgttttgtttgaatCATGACTATAAATTAGAACCATCTACTGAGTGTAATTAACTTACGTCCCAGGACGAGTAGTATATCTATATAGTATATATTGCGTATCTCTTTCACCGTGTAGTTATACATTGTCTACCTTCCGTCAGGGTGTGCGGACTGAGTATAGTGCTGACCAGTGTGTTGTTCCTCGTGCTGCCCACGGCCATCCAGTTCAGCCTCCCAGCCGTGTATGTCATCCGGGTCCTCCAGGGGCTAGCCGAGGTAGGTCGTTGTCACTCAAGTTGACAGGGCAGTGCACGGTGGCAGCTGGTAATTGTGTTCCCAACAGTAAGCAAGCATCATTATGGCGATAACAGAGCAAATAATTAACAGTAATTAGTAATTAATAATCTCCCCGTCATCACTGGCTTTCCTTCTCCCCTGCTTTTCACAGTCATGAGGATACGAATTACACTGTGAAACCCATTGGTCACCACTCTTCCCTTACTTCCATCGTGTGTAAGTACTCTTGCCACCAAACAGAaatagagttatcgttcctgtttgaaatagttctgATGTTCATACGCCAATGTGAAATCCTTCCAGAGGGACACGAGTCGGCTTGGTCGAGTTAAACACGAGCTGGTCACGTGTTTGAAATCCTGATTTAAAACGCCGACCCTGTGAAGTAACAAAGTCAAATATCTAACACAGACGCATACTTAGTAGTCCAACAAAGGCCTTTGTCATGTCTGGAAATGAAGCACTAGTGACGGACGGAGGAAACTCTATCCTTTATAGTGTCAGTGTCGAGCTGGCGTCTCTAAACGCGCGTGAGTTCAAACAGTGATTACTAAGACGATGTGTACGTTCAGCCCTCAGCACTTTCGGTATTGTAACAGAGCAGGGCTCTCGAACCGATTCTAGAAAACCAGTCGACCCTTCGCTCAATTCCCAGGAAAACTGGGTGCTTCTAAAATGGAATGAATTTTCCAGTTGTGTAATAATCGAAATTATGCACTGATATAGAACAAGTGTACTCCAGTAAGTGTAAAATTATCTTTGAATATAAAGTGATCAGTTTATTAACGTTTCTGGATCAGTATAAACACAGAATGTGTTGAATCAGAAAATCATAGAATACTTGATTTTTCGCATTAAAAATTAATAAAGTGGGGCAAATCAATTCAGATTACCCATATGGTCACGTGGCTCCCAATCTGCTACAGCTATGATCATTGGTCGTTTGAAATTGCTAAAATACAAAGATACTAAGCGTCGTTGGCTGAAAATTTATTTTGAATGATACAAGTGTATATTGTACAAAGAAATTTCACACGAGAGAGAAATTCAGCCAGATTAAAAGATGTATAGATAAATAAGGACAAATTTGCCATGCTGACTTTCAGCCATGCTATTGATGTTATCTATTGACGTATTGTCCCGCAAGCAAAGTGTaccgcaaatggggttgcgcagcataaagaatatgacaagtcttcttatacgcgagcgaagcgagcaaaggatggcaacgtactttcctcgcttcggttcgaaaaatatttttcatgtcaaaataaaacgttgccaacctttgctcgcatcGCTCGCTTGTAAAGAAGActagtcattttctctatgctgcgcagcccatttgcgctacagtttgacTGTGATTGTCCACAGGGCTGTTCGGTACCTGCTCTGAATGGCGTCATTTCCGCCTGGGCACCAAAATCACAGAGGAGCCGAATGATAACCATAGCATATACTGGTAGGTGTTTTAATTTGGTAATGACAAGCTGACTGATGTTCTAATAATGCATCCACACGGATGAGcccgcgcgcgtgtgtgtgcgcgtacaTATTCTGTACTGCAAAGGAAAGGCATCTGTGGTTTTCAGTGTTTCAGTCTtcttaaatagaagacataaacataaacatgaacaggtttttttTGAGATTTCAGTTTTTCGTAACttgcgtttgttttgctgttccgtgtatatgatatattgtttcTTTTATTCAGTCGCCATACTTACATGATAAACGTTACAATACAGGTACATACATCAGTCCCGCTGTCGCCCTCATCACGACAGGCGCCTGTGCTTGCTATGTCAGCTGGAACAGCATCATCTACATCTACGGTTCGTGAATACGTTTTCCTTGATAATGTAGAATCTTGTcaatattttgcaataaaaaTGCCCACGTTTCATCTACTGCCTTTTAAAGGTATTTCCCTGGCTCTGCAGGTGGGTGTGGCGTGGCGTGGTCAATAGTCTGGATGTTCTGTATCCATGACAACCCCAAGCATCATCCCAGGCTGGGGGAAAGGGAGAGAGAACTGTTCAACACTGACAATGTCGTCATTTACCGCCACGATGCTGAGGTACGGGAGAACACGTCAACTAACCACAAATGTACATCGTATGAACACTACATCACATCAAAGCATTTACTTAAAGCCTTGTGTATTACTGATGTATTTCAAACTTTGCAGACGAAGATTATTCCATGGAGAGATATTCTAACGTCCTTTCCCGTGTACGCCATCATCGTCGGCTCCTTCTGCCGGAGTTGGATCGTCTCCATGTTGATAACCCAACAGCCACAGTACTTTGAAGAGGTGTTCCACATGACCACAGCCGAGGTAAGAATGGATGAATCAGTGACgttagttttactcagcaatattccatctatatggtccAGCGATCAACAccacgagcatcaatctacgcagttaAGATACGATGTCCTGTGTCAAGCGAGGCTGACTGGGTTATTGAATTTCTATTCTAACTCGGACTTTCACGGATCAAGTAAGAATGTTGATGTGAGTATGCTGTTAAGTGATGTGAATATACCTATGACTTACGCGTAAATGACTGACGTCTACAGCATAAGCTGATATGCCCCCAATCGATATATGTTTGTCCAAATCTGAAGCAGAACACTTGTAGCCAAATATTACTACCTATAGGATCTTGCAAGGCGATACTTCCATGACTAAGCTGGTTCCCGGCTACCTTTGCGCACCCTAACTTGCAACAGGTCTCAGCTTACTTCCGATACAGATTTCTGGTGATAAGCGTTCTGCGCGACTGCCAAACAGAACTTTGCTAAAAAGGACCAAGTCTACAACCATGCGTGGCTGCCACAAGGGTTCACAGTCTTAATAGTTGGCTAATTTTGGGCTCATTAGATCGGAATTTTTTTATAAGCAAAGATTGTCAGTTCCTTACTGTCAACTAACAATCGGTTTTGAGGAGAGGTATGAAACAATGTTTGTCATCGGAAACACTAAGGTCACGCGAAGAGTCATGACCTACTTACGGGCCCTATTGGTAACCCTTACAAGGTTGAATTTAGATGCTTTCTTTTTCGTATGCGTTTCTTAAGAAATGATGTAAAGAGCCAATATATCATTTACTAAAGACTGAATTCCACCCCACCGAACTTTACTGACTGCAGTGCATCGTGTTTCAAGGTGGGATAGcttatggcggtggtctgttaataatcgagtctggaccagacaatcaagtgaggaACATCAAgagcgcatttgggaaccgatgaaagtggcaaccaagtcggtgagcttgaccacccaagttgcttcttacgacaagcatagtcgccttttgtggcaagcatgtgttgatgAGGACATAACTACGAAGAGCGTATAGTTCACTTAGAACAGATTACATGACTCTTGTATCAGTGCAGTGTTTTTAGTGCTGGTCAATCTCTGATGTATGGATGGTCAGTTTCTTTACTGCAATGAATGCGACGTTTCCGGGTGGATACTCAcgtcgttatcaagcaagtgatacttCATTACGGTTCTTGATAACGCTGCTTGCATCTACACTAAAACGTGGCTTTAATTACAGTGAAGAAGTTTACTGTCCATAGAGGTTACTTTTCCttcagcttctaaaatgcctctgaAAGAAGTTATAAGTCAATCTCaaatgatgaaaactggaagGGTTTACTCCTCGAGCCATCTTGGTGGGGAATGTGCCATCTTTAGCGGCTGCTGTTGCTCCCTTTGCCGTATAAAACAGTGGAGAAAGTCAAGAAGGTGATCAAAGACCAACGGGACCTTCAACTTCCATCTGTAAGGAACataaaatgcaaaacaaaaaaattatacatatatgaTTAAAGATTCATTATCACAACTCACTAATAGAGTTGGTGAACTCTTATGTGAGAGCTAAGAATATTCTAAAGAGTGGAGTTACCATGACAAAGACATATCTGGTTCCAAGTCTTTTTACTCCCGATCTGAAACGCTGCAGTTTGTTTTTTAGGCAGAGAGGTGGTTTTGGTGAGTGGCTGGAACCAAGGAAGAATCAGATTTTCACACTGAGGAACCAGAAGCTAACAGCAGGCAGTGGAAGGAGATAACGTCTCCTCCTTCAGAAGaatgtacagtctgtttcattAGCGATAGTGGTGATGGTTTTGCTTTTGGAGATTCCAAAAGAAAGCCACAAGTTGACTGGAATATTATCTTAATCGGCTCATTCACGTAAATGAAAATACCACGGCGAAACGTCATGAAGCAATCACTAATGGCGCACCTGTTGACAGGTGTGCCGTCGCAAAGACTGCAATGTAATGTTGTCCCTTTGAACCTGTTCAACATTTGCCAGATTGGCACAACTCATCTTCCCAAACACAAACTCGAAAAACGTGAAGCTGTCTGTCAAACATTATCAAACG includes the following:
- the LOC137278364 gene encoding vesicular glutamate transporter 3-like, which produces MAYFVGCPKRYFVVSIGSIGLLVFIGFRTCFVLVMVHVTNDTYTERDDKSLFHNCTITGTSRDLQLNIEPSHLFLLHTVFYCGNLVTQIPGGILATRYSPKWVCGLSIVLTSVLFLVLPTAIQFSLPAVYVIRVLQGLAEGCSVPALNGVISAWAPKSQRSRMITIAYTGTYISPAVALITTGACACYVSWNSIIYIYGGCGVAWSIVWMFCIHDNPKHHPRLGERERELFNTDNVVIYRHDAETKIIPWRDILTSFPVYAIIVGSFCRSWIVSMLITQQPQYFEEVFHMTTAEIGFLSAVPYVLMTAMVIIGGVVVDNLIRRKVCSTSVARKLAETLGFGVEAVCVMAIAFTEDWKVAFVLLCVGVGFSGLAISGFQVNPLDLAPKFASVITGLSRTGVLGAILSTLTAYFARNLASDADVPMAWKRLFIVAAFIHFAGVVFYAVFASGKRQPWSWSTSVATTNPITRQYDIYNETTSLLRRPKNHRRHNVLVSDTDEYGSTSRFLNTI